In a single window of the Verrucomicrobiia bacterium genome:
- a CDS encoding sensor histidine kinase: MNTHRLMNWKKFFSLITAVFCTFFSRAAETPPTNSAAGAIEMDSVIVDNENRLPSIRNHSVSLGSSPQNVMFYFRVNTNYGFVPLRIHYQLQGYDGDWRKDPGEMNLTVRFFNDAGDQVNEKKFTVSGQSAGWNGSLKTSPLTHRRESVVVPAQASRLMIVVSSAGPPATAGIYVVGNLVVTRSMSNAPAEMLMQFPTEHQLYDGETNLVPQGWVRDGTARSMAKIVRLEQESDSEALAIIDDSLISHAEWHNTLAVAPKVVPGEHLIIEWNEMFSIGVGDPRVGIYKNLPRGNFHFHVEALDVMGMPTGIGTSIDVVVPPPFWRTFWFWNIVLVTFVAMIMIIGRYIIVRRMRQGLLLLELRLEKQRLLEQERLRIAHDIHDDLGARVTQISLVSAMARSLPIDPDQAQVDFDKISEMSRDLVTALYETVWSVNPENDNLNELGNYLFQMVNKFCERAQCRCRFYVDLLPREMPVPSQIRHNICMAVKEAVNNAIKHADASEITVRITYAKFMLTILIQDDGCGFDTEDVVTGNGLPNLKQRLKDINGVCTIESQPGHGTKIQIRLEVGPVRLNIE, encoded by the coding sequence ATGAACACGCACCGATTGATGAACTGGAAAAAGTTTTTCAGTTTAATCACAGCGGTGTTCTGCACTTTTTTTTCCCGCGCCGCGGAGACGCCACCCACCAATTCCGCCGCCGGGGCGATTGAGATGGACTCGGTGATCGTGGACAACGAGAACCGCCTGCCCTCGATCCGCAATCACTCCGTCAGCCTCGGCTCGTCTCCGCAAAATGTGATGTTCTATTTTCGCGTGAACACCAATTACGGTTTCGTCCCCCTGCGCATTCATTACCAGTTGCAGGGCTATGACGGCGATTGGCGTAAGGACCCGGGTGAAATGAATCTCACCGTGCGATTTTTCAATGACGCGGGAGACCAGGTGAATGAAAAAAAATTTACCGTCAGCGGCCAAAGCGCTGGCTGGAATGGTTCGCTGAAAACTTCGCCGCTGACGCATCGCCGTGAATCGGTCGTGGTGCCCGCACAGGCTTCGCGGCTTATGATCGTCGTCTCCTCGGCCGGGCCGCCGGCGACTGCGGGCATTTACGTCGTCGGCAATCTCGTGGTCACGCGTTCGATGAGCAACGCGCCCGCGGAAATGCTGATGCAGTTCCCGACCGAGCATCAATTGTACGACGGAGAAACCAATTTAGTTCCCCAGGGCTGGGTCCGCGATGGAACCGCGCGGAGCATGGCGAAGATCGTCCGGCTGGAACAGGAATCTGACAGTGAAGCGTTGGCGATCATTGATGACAGTCTTATCAGCCACGCGGAATGGCATAACACGCTGGCCGTCGCACCCAAGGTCGTGCCCGGTGAACATCTCATCATTGAATGGAACGAGATGTTCAGCATCGGCGTCGGCGACCCGCGCGTGGGCATCTATAAAAATCTGCCGCGTGGAAATTTTCATTTTCATGTGGAGGCGCTGGATGTCATGGGCATGCCGACGGGAATCGGAACGTCCATTGACGTGGTCGTTCCGCCGCCCTTCTGGCGGACGTTTTGGTTTTGGAACATCGTGCTCGTGACGTTCGTGGCGATGATCATGATTATTGGCCGTTATATTATTGTGCGCCGGATGCGCCAGGGATTGTTGCTGCTGGAATTGCGGTTGGAAAAACAACGCTTGCTCGAACAGGAACGCCTGCGCATCGCCCATGATATTCATGACGACCTCGGCGCGCGCGTGACGCAAATTTCCCTGGTGAGCGCGATGGCGCGGAGCCTGCCGATTGATCCTGACCAGGCGCAAGTGGATTTCGATAAGATTTCCGAAATGTCCCGCGACCTCGTCACCGCGCTTTACGAAACCGTCTGGTCGGTGAATCCCGAAAATGACAATCTCAACGAACTGGGAAATTATCTTTTCCAGATGGTGAATAAATTTTGCGAACGGGCGCAATGCCGCTGCCGGTTCTACGTGGATCTGTTGCCGCGCGAAATGCCGGTCCCCAGCCAGATCCGCCATAACATTTGCATGGCCGTTAAAGAGGCGGTGAATAACGCCATCAAGCATGCCGACGCATCCGAAATCACCGTCCGTATCACTTACGCAAAATTCATGCTGACGATCCTTATCCAGGACGACGGCTGCGGTTTTGACACGGAGGACGTTGTCACCGGCAATGGATTGCCCAACTTGAAACAACGCCTCAAGGACATCAACGGCGTCTGTACGATCGAGAGCCAGCCCGGCCATGGAACAAAAATACAAATCCGACTTGAAGTTGGCCCCGTCCGGCTGAACATTGAGTAA
- a CDS encoding response regulator transcription factor, translating into MKQSIVIVEDDRGLREQLVKLIGTTRDMQCVGAFGSAEDALPQIGKKAPDIILMDIKLPAMSGIECLSIIKKFAPNIQIIMVTVYEDSERIFQALKAGANGYLIKSSPPEQLLDAIRGAFTGGAPMSGPIALKVMQHFHKMGPSPKEAENLSPRERQVLDLLAMGFTYKEIGAKSNIGAETVRSYVKKICQKLHVRSRIEAVAKHWSEPC; encoded by the coding sequence ATGAAACAATCAATCGTCATCGTGGAAGATGACCGGGGATTGCGGGAGCAACTGGTCAAACTTATCGGCACCACCCGCGACATGCAGTGCGTGGGCGCCTTTGGCTCCGCCGAGGACGCGCTGCCGCAAATCGGCAAGAAGGCGCCGGACATCATTCTCATGGACATCAAGCTGCCCGCGATGTCCGGCATCGAATGTCTTTCCATCATCAAAAAATTTGCGCCGAATATTCAGATCATCATGGTAACGGTGTACGAGGACAGCGAACGTATTTTTCAGGCGTTGAAAGCGGGAGCGAATGGTTACCTGATCAAGTCCAGCCCGCCGGAGCAGTTGCTCGACGCCATCCGCGGCGCATTCACGGGTGGTGCGCCGATGTCGGGACCGATCGCGCTGAAGGTCATGCAACATTTTCACAAGATGGGACCGTCACCGAAGGAAGCGGAAAATCTGTCGCCGCGCGAACGGCAAGTGCTCGACCTGCTGGCGATGGGTTTCACTTACAAGGAGATCGGCGCGAAATCAAATATCGGCGCTGAGACCGTGCGCAGTTACGTAAAAAAGATTTGCCAGAAATTGCATGTGCGCAGCCGGATTGAAGCGGTAGCGAAACATTGGTCGGAACCTTGCTAA